A genomic window from Zalophus californianus isolate mZalCal1 chromosome 13, mZalCal1.pri.v2, whole genome shotgun sequence includes:
- the LOC113934299 gene encoding protein CutA homolog isoform X3: MFRTLSLRLHSAVTGSYVSGTYSIVFVNCPNEQIARDIARASLDKKLAASVNILPKASSLYFWNGEIEEATEILLLIKTKTSKVHVLSSYIRLVHPFEIPEVFSLPMDQGDVHYFKWLEEGVEED, from the exons ATGTTCAGGACCCTTAGCCTGCGGCTCCATTCAGCTGTCACCGGCAGCTATGTCTCCGGCACTTACTCCATCGTCTTTGTCAACTGTCCCAATGAGCAAATTGCCAGAGATATTGCCAG GGCTAGCCTGGATAAGAAGCTGGCTGCCTCTGTGAACATCCTGCCCAAGGCATCCTCACT GTACTTTTGGAATGGAGAAATCGAAGAAGCCACTGAAATCCTGTTG ctaATAAAGACAAAGACTTCCAAGGTCCACGTGCTATCCAGCTATATCAG GTTGGTGCATCCTTTTGAAATCCCAGAAGTCTTCAGTCTTCCCATGGACCAAGGAGATGTCCACTATTTCAAGTGGCTGGAGGAGGGCGTGGAGGAGGActga
- the LOC113934299 gene encoding protein CutA homolog isoform X1, giving the protein MDRLGPRCPLPGCLRPSVLIGFLILTASFLSYPMFRTLSLRLHSAVTGSYVSGTYSIVFVNCPNEQIARDIARASLDKKLAASVNILPKASSLYFWNGEIEEATEILLLIKTKTSKVHVLSSYIRLVHPFEIPEVFSLPMDQGDVHYFKWLEEGVEED; this is encoded by the exons ATGGACAGGCTGGGCCCTCGGTGCCCTCTGCCAGGCTGCTTGCGGCCCTCTGTCCTCATAGGCTTCCTG ATCCTGACAGCTTCTTTCCTGTCATACCCCATGTTCAGGACCCTTAGCCTGCGGCTCCATTCAGCTGTCACCGGCAGCTATGTCTCCGGCACTTACTCCATCGTCTTTGTCAACTGTCCCAATGAGCAAATTGCCAGAGATATTGCCAG GGCTAGCCTGGATAAGAAGCTGGCTGCCTCTGTGAACATCCTGCCCAAGGCATCCTCACT GTACTTTTGGAATGGAGAAATCGAAGAAGCCACTGAAATCCTGTTG ctaATAAAGACAAAGACTTCCAAGGTCCACGTGCTATCCAGCTATATCAG GTTGGTGCATCCTTTTGAAATCCCAGAAGTCTTCAGTCTTCCCATGGACCAAGGAGATGTCCACTATTTCAAGTGGCTGGAGGAGGGCGTGGAGGAGGActga
- the LOC113934299 gene encoding protein CutA homolog isoform X2, with amino-acid sequence MDRLGPRCPLPGCLRPSVLIGFLILTASFLSYPMFRTLSLRLHSAVTGSYVSGTYSIVFVNCPNEQIARDIARYFWNGEIEEATEILLLIKTKTSKVHVLSSYIRLVHPFEIPEVFSLPMDQGDVHYFKWLEEGVEED; translated from the exons ATGGACAGGCTGGGCCCTCGGTGCCCTCTGCCAGGCTGCTTGCGGCCCTCTGTCCTCATAGGCTTCCTG ATCCTGACAGCTTCTTTCCTGTCATACCCCATGTTCAGGACCCTTAGCCTGCGGCTCCATTCAGCTGTCACCGGCAGCTATGTCTCCGGCACTTACTCCATCGTCTTTGTCAACTGTCCCAATGAGCAAATTGCCAGAGATATTGCCAG GTACTTTTGGAATGGAGAAATCGAAGAAGCCACTGAAATCCTGTTG ctaATAAAGACAAAGACTTCCAAGGTCCACGTGCTATCCAGCTATATCAG GTTGGTGCATCCTTTTGAAATCCCAGAAGTCTTCAGTCTTCCCATGGACCAAGGAGATGTCCACTATTTCAAGTGGCTGGAGGAGGGCGTGGAGGAGGActga